aacccaagcagtgcaaatgacCAAAGTGGCTTCATCAACCCCAGGAGTGTGGCCTGTAAAGGGCACCTGATGTGTGCTAGATGAGGCCAGATAAAGAGCagcttttctgggcttccctggtggcccagtggttaagaacccacgtgccagtgcaggggacacgggttcgatccctggtccgggaagatcccacatgccgcggagcaactaagcccgtgtgccacaactactgaagcccgtgtgcctagagcctgtgctccgcaacaagagaagccaccgcagtgagaagcccacgtgcagcaacggagacccaacacagccaaatataaataaataaataaataaataaataaataaataaataaatttataaaaaaaaaagagcaactttTCTGAGATAAAAGCTTGATCCTTCCTTAATCACCCTGGGTTCTAATTTGCCCTGAAGTTTTCTCTACACACACGGAGGCGCGGGACACTGACTCTGCTCAGCAGGAGTGCCTTCCTCTGcaccccagggaggacggtgccGCTTCCTTCCAGGTCCCTGGGACCCAAGGGACATCCTGCGGTTGCTGGGGAGGCTCGGGGCAGCGGCCGCTTCCTTCCAGGTCCCTGGGACCCAAGGGACATCCTGCGGTTGCTGGGGAGGCTCGGGGCAGCGTGTGCTCACCGGCAGTACAGGGAGTCACAGCAGCCTGGAAAGTCAGGTCGCGGGCCCTGCAACCCGGAGCTCTCATTCCTTCTTTAAAGTCACAAATCCGATACCTTCCCTTCCCTTGTGCTCCACGTGTACGACTTCAAATGTCAGAGATACTTTACACAAATAGGTGGAGAAAAGGACTgttcagaaaacatttattgtaGTTTGATGACACTTAGTCAAACTGTGGTtctgaaagcaaagcaaaaacaatATTAGGAGAAATTTAGGGTGGACAGATTTCTTAGAGATAGTTTATGATTCTACCACTTCAGAAAGAGCAATaatttactgaaaatatttaatttaaaaaacagaactcaGGAACTACTATGACTTTTCAGATGGGGAAAGCAAGCCCCTGGGAGGGTGAGAGCCCAGTCGGGCAGctactgggggaggggctgggtgcCACTGACGTTTGTGGCTTCACTCAGCAGGCCGACTGCCCCCTCCCTGAGGCCACTCAGAAGTCactgggtggggaaggggcatTCAAGAGGTAAACATGATTTCAGCAGGGGACAGCCCCTAGGTCCCAAGGGAGGGCTGGTCCTGCAACGGCTGCCTGTACCGGCTGCCTGTACCGGCATCATCTTCACGTGATGAGATGAGAAGGCTGAACGTGAAGACCTTCTTCCAGCTCCTGTGTGAGTGAGAggggattcagaaaactgccaCTACGTGGCAGCAGTCACAGCTTTACCGTTCACCAGCTTCCCAGCTGAAGGGTTGTCAGGGCACACAGGTGCACACAGCCACAAAACGCGGCATCTTCTCAAATAATTCCAGAACACGATATAGCACAGCCCCAGCCTCTCCAGCAGGAGATTTCGCTACAGTTTAGGGTAATATTCTGACGATGTGGGGCTTCCCACAGCTACGCAGTCATCTTCCACGAGTCGGGGGTACCCCGCTTCCCGGAGCGGAGGCCTAGTCGTCGTACTGCACTTCCGCCCGGAGCTCCTTGGTGATGTAGTTGGTCAGCATCGCCAGCAGCTGCTGCTGCAGGGCCTCACTGCCCATGACCAGCATGGTCAGCTGCACGGCGTCCGTCCATTCCAGGTGCCTGACGATGGCAGTGGCTTCGTTAAAGAGCTTCTGCTGCTCGGCAGGTGGCAGCTCCATTATGATCTGAGGAACTGGCTTAAACTGTCCACTTGTCATCCACGCGCCTAACAAACCCCCGACGGCCCCCCCTAGAAAACAGGAAGGACTCAATTAGTCGGTCATTTATATTCATAAACGATAGCCACAGGTTCTCGCTGAGTTCACATCTACCGTCGTGACGAGTGGGCACATTCATGAGCGGGTCAGAATGGGCTTGGCTTCATGCCTGCTCCgccaggagggcagagggcaaAGGTTGACGTGGTCTTTGGTCGATTTGGCTCAGGTAATTGTCACCCAAACATGCCCTCCCCTAAGCT
This region of Balaenoptera acutorostrata chromosome 19, mBalAcu1.1, whole genome shotgun sequence genomic DNA includes:
- the C19H19orf12 gene encoding protein C19orf12 homolog, whose protein sequence is MPVALEDIMRLLCSISEERKMRAAVRHSGRGALVTGAVAFVGGLVGGPPGLAVGGAVGGLLGAWMTSGQFKPVPQIIMELPPAEQQKLFNEATAIVRHLEWTDAVQLTMLVMGSEALQQQLLAMLTNYITKELRAEVQYDD